The following proteins come from a genomic window of Carassius gibelio isolate Cgi1373 ecotype wild population from Czech Republic chromosome B8, carGib1.2-hapl.c, whole genome shotgun sequence:
- the LOC127963237 gene encoding olfactomedin-like protein 2A, producing MWIYASIITYVLLLARDVRAMSKIFGEPEPVRMISEGSDCRCKCVMRPLSIEACSRLRDGSLRVDDFYTVETVSSGSDCKCSCTAPPSSLNPCENEWRTEKLRKQAPELLKLHSMVDLLEGTLYSMDLMKVHAYMNKVVTQMNTLEETIKTNLTRENEFVRDSVVNLSNQLKRYENYSDIMVSIKKEISSLGLQLLQKDAASDSKAQGTESKKSKEVIKPPNKKPAAVKPPPKQPKEKPVKPKKEAPAKASKPARPDPTSKTKPLVHQAGVIRGITYYKASKTDDSESHSAGRGDRENSAKTHTGHLTEDKRGSELVLEESEITSTILPITTTTLASVTTTSTTLATTSEMPIMNSALSTAAPEKPVGSGGITHLHKAGKSLDCEGTLASVEMPEKHHSYGRNEGAWMKDPVAKDNKIYVTNYYYGNNLVEFRNLENFKQGRWSNLYKLPYNWIGTGHVVYNGAFYYNRAFTKNIIKYDLRMRFVAAWTQLHDAVYEDNTPWKWRGHSDIDFAVDESGLWVIYPALDYDYSQHEVIVISKLDPSDLSMKKETTWRTGLKRNSYGNCFIVCGVLYAVDVYNQKEGEISYAYDTHTNTEAAPRLPFTNEYAFATQVDYNPKDKVLYAWDNGHQMTYNIHFVGQ from the exons ATTTTCGGTGAGCCGGAGCCAGTCAGGATGATATCTGAGGGCTCAGACTGCCGCTGTAAGTGTGTGATGCGGCCCTTGAGCATTGAGGCTTGCTCCAGGCTCCGTGACGGAAGCTTGCGAGTGGATGATTTTTACACGGTGGAGACGGTCAGCTCAGGCTCCGACTGTAAATGTTCCTGCACGGCTCCTCCCTCCTCACTCAACCCATGTGAGAATGAATGGAGAACGGAAAAACTCAGGAAACAAGCTCCTGAACTACTTAAG CTCCATTCCATGGTGGATCTGCTGGAAGGAACATTGTACAGTATGGATCTGATGAAAGTCCATGCCTACATGAACAAGGTGGTGACTCAGATGAACACACTAGAAGAG ACCATAAAGACAAACCTAACCAGGGAGAATGAGTTTGTGAGGGACAGCGTAGTAAATCTGTCCAATCAGTTGAAGCGCTACGAGAACTACTCTGACATCATGGTGAGCATCAAGAAAGAGATCTCCAGCCTGGGACTACAGCTGCTGCAGAAAGATGCAGCCTCTGACAGTAAAGCACAg GGCACGGAGAGTAAAAAGTCCAAGGAGGTCATAAAACCACCCAACAAGAAACCCGCAGCTGTCAAACCTCCACCCAAACAGCCAAAAGAGAAACCCGTCAAGCCCAAGAAAGAGGCTCCTGCCAAAGCATCAAAACCTGCGAGGCCAGACCCTACCAGCAAAACCAAGCCCTTAGTGCACCAGGCGGGAGTCATCAGGGGGATCACATACTACAAAGCATCCAAGACAGACGACTCGGAGTCACATTCAGCAGGGAGAGGAGACAGAG AAAACTCTGCCAAAACCCACACTGGCCACCTAACCGAGGACAAAAGAGGCTCCGAGCTAGTTTTGGAAGAGTCTGAAATAACATCAACTATACTGCCAATAACAACCACTACGCTTGCCTCTGTGACAACAACAAGCACCACACTAGCAACCACCAGTGAAATGCCCATCATGAATTCAGCCTTGTCCACAGCAGCACCAGAGAAACCAGTAGGCAGTGGAGGAATTACACACTTGCACAAAGCgg GTAAATCTTTAGACTGTGAGGGCACATTGGCGTCAGTGGAGATGCCAGAGAAGCATCACAGCTATGGACGGAATGAAGGAGCCTGGATGAAGGACCCAGTGGCCAAAGACAACAAGATCTACGTTACAAACTATTACTACGGCAATAACCTGGTGGAGTTCCGCAACCTGGAGAATTTCAAACAAG GTCGCTGGAGTAACCTCTACAAGCTTCCCTACAACTGGATAGGAACCGGCCATGTGGTCTACAATGGTGCCTTCTATTACAACAGAGCCTTCACCAAAAACATCATCAAATATGACTTGCGCATGCGTTTCGTGGCAGCTTGGACTCAGCTTCACGATGCTGTCTATGAGGACAACACACCCTGGAAATGGCGAGGACATTCAGACATCGATTTTGCCGTAGACGAGAGCGGTCTCTGGGTGATCTACCCAGCGTTGGATTACGACTATTCGCAACACGAAGTCATCGTCATCAGCAAGCTGGACCCAAGCGACCTGTCCATGAAGAAGGAGACGACATGGAGGACTGGGCTGAAGCGCAACTCGTACGGAAACTGCTTCATCGTGTGTGGAGTGCTGTACGCCGTTGACGTCTACAACCAGAAAGAGGGTGAGATTTCGTATGCCTACGATACGCACACGAACACAGAGGCCGCTCCACGTTTGCCGTTCACTAACGAGTATGCTTTTGCGACCCAAGTGGACTACAATCCCAAAGATAAGGTGCTGTATGCCTGGGACAATGGCCATCAGATGACCTACAATATTCACTTTGTGGGCCAGTGA